Genomic window (Rhizobium sp. NLR16a):
ACTTGACGGCCGGAGAAGCCCTCGTTCTGACCGGCAAAAATGGATCGGGAAAATCCACTTTGCTGCGCGTTGCCGCCGGTCTTCTTAAGCCCGAAAAGGGAACTGTCATCTTCCGCGATAAAGAGAGCCCGCAAGGCCGCCATCCGGGCGAGGTCAGCCATTACCTCGGCCATCGAAATGCGATGAAGAATGAACTTACGGTTGCGGAGAATTTGGAATTCTGGCAGTCCTTCCTCAGCAGCCCGGGCGCCGCCGGCCTCCCTGTCGATGACGCCGCCGAAGCCGTCGGCCTCTTAGGGATCACCCACCTTCCCTTCGGCTATCTCTCCGCCGGCCAGCAACGCCGCTTCGCCTTCGCCAAGCTGCTCGTCGCCCACCGCCCCATCTGGATCCTCGACGAGCCCACCGCGGCCCTCGACGCCAGCGCCGACCGGCTGTTTGCCGGATTGATCGAAGCGCATCTGGCAAAAGGCGGCATCGTGCTGGCGGCAACTCATCAGCCACTGGGGCTCCAGAATGTGCAGGAATTGAAGATGACGGGCTTTGCCGGCGTGGATCA
Coding sequences:
- the ccmA gene encoding heme ABC exporter ATP-binding protein CcmA — protein: MQLTAENLAARRGEDLIFVNISFHLTAGEALVLTGKNGSGKSTLLRVAAGLLKPEKGTVIFRDKESPQGRHPGEVSHYLGHRNAMKNELTVAENLEFWQSFLSSPGAAGLPVDDAAEAVGLLGITHLPFGYLSAGQQRRFAFAKLLVAHRPIWILDEPTAALDASADRLFAGLIEAHLAKGGIVLAATHQPLGLQNVQELKMTGFAGVDQGVWG